CGAGTTGCCCTTGTTGATCGTCGCCATCGCGTGGGGGTTGGTGTGCTCGTTGGTGCCGGGGGCGACGCCGAAGAAGCCGTACTCCGGGTTGACGGCCCACAGGCGACCGTCGGGGCCGATGCGCATCCAGGCGATGTCGTCGCCGAGCGTCTCGACCTTCCAGCCCGGGATGGTGGGCTTGAGCATGGCGAGGTTGGTCTTGCCGCAGGCGCTGGGGAACGCGGCCGCGACGTACTTCACGACGCCCTGCGGGCTCGTCAGCTTGAGGATGAGCATGTGCTCGGCCAGCCAGCCCTCATCGCGGGCGATGACGCTCGCGATGCGCAGCGCGTAGCACTTCTTGCCGAGCAGGGCGTTGCCGCCGTAGCCGGAGCCGAAGGACCAGATCGCGCGCTCCTCGGGGAACTGCACGATGTACTTGGTCTCGTTGCACGGCCAGGCGACGTCCGCCTCGCCCTCGGCGAGCGGGTGGCCGACGGAGTGCAGCGCGGGCACCCACTTGACGTCCTCGCCGGCCGCGTCGAGCTCCTCGATGCGACGGAGCACGTTGGTGCCGAGGCGCGCCATGACGCGCATGGAGACCGTGACGTAGGCCGAGTCGGTGATCTCGACGCCGAACATCGGCTGCTCGGCCTCGAGGTGGCCCATGACGAAGGGGATGACGTACATCGTGCGCCCGCGCATGCAGCCCGCGTAAAGCCCCCGCATGAGCTCCTTCATCTTCTCCGGCGCCATCCAGTTGTTGGTGGGGCCGGCGTCCCGCTCGTCGACGGAGCAGATGTAGGTGCGGTCCTCGACGCGCGCCACGTCGATCGGGTCGGACGCGCCGTAGAAGGAGTTGGGCTTGAGCTCCGGGTTGAGGCGGGTGAAGGTGCCCGTCTCGACGAGCGCGTCGGTCAGCTCCGTCCACTCCTCGTCGGAGCCGGTCACCCAGTGGATGCGCGCGGGCTGCGTGAGCTCGGCGACCTCCTCGACCCAGGCGAGGATCCCGGCGTGGGTGGTGGGCGGCGTGGAGTCCGTGGACTCGGGGGCGGGGGCGGTGGCGGTCATGGTTACCTCTCGCGCTTCCGGCAGGCGCCCGCCATCACGGGCCCGGCCGGCCGTCGAGCGTGTCGACGGTGTGGTCGGAGTGCTGATCGCGCGGCGTCGTCGACGGCGATGCCGGGCTCGTGCGAGCCCGGGTTGAGGTGAGGCTAGACGGGCCCCGACGGCCGCACCATTGGATCGGTCTAAGCGTGCGTCGAACCCACGACGGAGCGTCGTAGACGTGACCTGCACCACTTCTGACCTGGCGGTTCACCCGATCGGGCCAGCGCGAGCGCTCGTTCGGTACGGCGCTCAGAACCCCCCGTCGAACCCGCCGCCCCCGTCGAAACCGCCCCCGTCGAAGCCCCCGCCGCCGTCGTGCCCGCCGCCGTCGAGGCCGCTGCCGTCGAAGCCGCCGCCCCCGAGGTCCTGCCCTGCCGTCCCGAGCGCGGGTCCGGCCAGCATGGCTCCGAGGAACACCGCGGGGAACAGGCCCTGCGCGGCGGCGTGCCCGTAGTAGCCGCTCACGTAGGGCCGGTAGGCCGCACCGCCGTCGTACCAGGGCACCATCTCGCCGTCGCGGCGCACCATGCGCGTGTCGGGGTCGGCGCCCGCGGCGAGCCGCTCGGCGTCGGCGCGGCAGACGGGCACGTCGCGCTCGATCCCGCCGGGCGGTGCCCAGGCCACCTCGGTGGTGGACGGTCCGTGGGCGGGGTTGAAGAAGCAGGGCGACAGCCGCTCCGGCAGCGGGTCGCCGGCCTGACGGGCGAGCACGCACGCCATGGCGTGGCGGCCGTCCTCCAGCGACCGGGTGACGCCCTTGACGTCGCTCGGCTCGCGCACGTCGCGCAGCAGGTCCTTCGCCGCCTCGTAGGCGTCGAGAGCGCGCTGGTAGTCCTGCCGCATCGGCACGTCGAGGTCGGTCACGAGCGTGTCGATGTGGAGCTCCTGGAGCTCCTCGCCGAAGCGCGTCACGTCCTCCTCGGCGACCGCCGTCACCCGCCGCAGCGCATCGGCGGCGGCGAGCTGCTCCGCCCGTCGGCGCCGCACGGCGACCACCCCCGCCGTCGCGGCGAGAGCGATGAGGACCAGCAGCACGACCCACCCCGTCATGAGCCGAGCCTAGGTCAGGCCACCCGAGCCGCCCGGCGGGCGAGCGCGAGGCCGACCTGGGCACGGTGGGCGACGAGCTCGACCACGCAGGGGTGCGCGCCCAGCACGTCGGCCACCACGCTGGCGCCCGCGGCGCGGGCCTCGTCGGCGCAGCGGCGGGCGAAGAAGCCGGGAGCGAGGAGGTACGGCACGACCGCGTCCCCCGGCCGCACGACCGCGGCCGGGCGGTCGCCGAGCCCCGAGAGCGTCGCGACCCGCACGGGGCCGCCCCACAGCAGGCCGAGCATCCGCGCGGTGGTCGCGAGGTCGGCCAGGGAGCCGGGGCGCCGCGACCCGGCGGCCACCATCGTCACCGGCTGGCCCGGGCGCGCCCCGGCCTCGCGCAGGCGGGCGCACATCGCGTCGGCCAG
This Nocardioides alkalitolerans DNA region includes the following protein-coding sequences:
- a CDS encoding CbiX/SirB N-terminal domain-containing protein; the protein is MPVPHPLLVTVAHGTRDGSGSPVARALTQAAGELVGVPATASYVELADPLLTDVLAAADRPVVVMPLLLSAGLHVDSDVPEAVAAAPVPTALTAALGPSPLLADAMCARLREAGARPGQPVTMVAAGSRRPGSLADLATTARMLGLLWGGPVRVATLSGLGDRPAAVVRPGDAVVPYLLAPGFFARRCADEARAAGASVVADVLGAHPCVVELVAHRAQVGLALARRAARVA
- a CDS encoding phosphoenolpyruvate carboxykinase (GTP) — protein: MTATAPAPESTDSTPPTTHAGILAWVEEVAELTQPARIHWVTGSDEEWTELTDALVETGTFTRLNPELKPNSFYGASDPIDVARVEDRTYICSVDERDAGPTNNWMAPEKMKELMRGLYAGCMRGRTMYVIPFVMGHLEAEQPMFGVEITDSAYVTVSMRVMARLGTNVLRRIEELDAAGEDVKWVPALHSVGHPLAEGEADVAWPCNETKYIVQFPEERAIWSFGSGYGGNALLGKKCYALRIASVIARDEGWLAEHMLILKLTSPQGVVKYVAAAFPSACGKTNLAMLKPTIPGWKVETLGDDIAWMRIGPDGRLWAVNPEYGFFGVAPGTNEHTNPHAMATINKGNSLFTNVALTEDGDVWWEGLENPPARATDWKGNPWTPESDELSSHPNSRYCTPIKQCDILAAEYDDPRGVPIDAILFGGRRKTTIPLVFEARDWTHGTFLGATLSSETTAAAIGAVGVVRRDPMAMLPFIGYNAGDYFGHWINIGKDNDAAKLPKIFYVNWFRRDDEGGFLWPGFGENSRVLKWIVERIDGQAAAVETPIGHVPAEGSFDIDGLDVTPETLAAALAVDPEEWKAEIPQITEWFEKFGDDLPSVLWTELDGLKARLGL